Proteins from a genomic interval of Panthera uncia isolate 11264 chromosome C1 unlocalized genomic scaffold, Puncia_PCG_1.0 HiC_scaffold_4, whole genome shotgun sequence:
- the UBXN10 gene encoding UBX domain-containing protein 10: protein MATEAPVNITPPERNAVGRTAADSFIWQPDSINMHLTRPKSAKGRMRPSRHRPQDAALCSHRAPASLPPAIRCESPSSQKPGACAPKSPNPGAPDEIPELLQQVPLGASSSLNKYPVLPSIHRKTLEEGAVETVARKASSLQLSNTQALYREEETGTMKTSEEGPRAPSCSPERKAIGRARRQASSRAGDLKEPSEGEPRLLLAVRSLSGRRFVRYFRPTDDLSSVVAVAEHEDQAAYHHCSIETMEVPRRRFSDLTKSLQECRIPHKSVLGISQEEGEEWP, encoded by the coding sequence ATGGCCACGGAAGCCCCGGTGAACATAACTCCCCCTGAACGCAACGCTGTTGGCCGCACAGCAGCTGACAGCTTCATCTGGCAGCCAGACTCCATAAACATGCACCTCACCAGGCCCAAATCCGCCAAGGGACGGATGCGGCCGAGTCGGCACAGACCGCAGGACGCGGCGCTGTGCTCTCACCGCGCGCCGGCTTCTCTGCCTCCAGCCATTCGCTGTGAGTCGCCAAGCAGCCAGAAGCCAGGAGCCTGTGCACCCAAATCTCCAAACCCGGGAGCTCCCGATGAGATCCCTGAGCTGCTGCAACAGGTGCCCCTGGGGGCTTCCTCTTCCCTCAATAAATACCCagtccttccttccatccacagGAAGACGCTGGAGGAGGGGGCCGTGGAGACTGTCGCTCGAAAGGCCAGCTCCCTGCAGCTGAGCAACACCCAGGCTCTGTACCGAGAGGAGGAGACCGGCACTATGAAGACAAGTGAAGAAGGTCCCAGAGCTCCATCTTGTTCCCCAGAGAGGAAAGCCATTGGCCGAGCCAGGAGACAGGCCTCCTCCAGGGCTGGAGACCTGAAGGAGCCATCAGAAGGGGAGCCACGGCTGCTGCTTGCAGTCAGGTCGCTGTCGGGCCGAAGGTTCGTTCGCTATTTCCGGCCAACTGATGACTTATCCAGCGTTGTGGCCGTGGCTGAACACGAGGACCAGGCTGCCTACCACCACTGCAGCATTGAAACGATGGAGGTGCCCCGGAGACGTTTCTCTGACCTCACCAAGTCTCTGCAGGAGTGCAGGATCCCCCACAAGTCGGTGCTGGGCATCTcacaggaagaaggggaggagtgGCCCTGA